Part of the Nitrosophilus alvini genome, CTTTCCGGGTCTTTCTTAAAGGCCCGGGTTAACTCTCCTTTAAGTTTTTATATTATAGAATTCCGCTATTCAAGCCGAGGTGGTGAAACTGGTAGACACGCGAGACTCAAAATCTCGTGGGGGCAACCCCGTGCGGGTTCGAGTCCCGCCCTCGGTACCATGCGGATGCGGGAGTAGCTCAGGGGTAGAGCACAACCTTGCCAAGGTTGGGGTCGCGGGTTCGAATCCCGTCTCCCGCTCCATATATTCTTCCTTTTCTTCCGATTTTTTTGATTTATTTCAGTCATATATTAGTATAATAAAACCTTCCAAATATCATAAAAAGGCTTCTATTGAAAGTAGCGGTAGCTATAAGCGGTGCAAGCGGCGTTAGACTCGGTATCAAAACATATGAAAAAATTCCCGAAACATATGAAAAATATCTTATCGTAAACGAAAATGCCGTTAAAGTGGCCCAAAAAGAGGAGAAAGAGAAGATTTTTAACAACTCACATATATGGGAAAAACCTGCTAGCGGAAGTTTCGGCCTTGACGCCTTGATGATAGTGCCCTGTTCTATGAATACACTGGCAAAAATATCCGTAGGAATATCAGACGATCTAACGACAAGAACAGCTTCCGTAATGATAAAAGAGCGAAAAAAACTGCTTCTTGCTCCAAGAGAATTGCCCTTTAGCCCAATAGCGCTTGAAAATATGCATAAACTCTCTATGTTAAATGTTATAATAGCGCCTCCGGTTCTGGGTTATTACAGTGAACCGAAAAATCTTGAAGATATGGAAAATTTTATAATCGGAAAATGGTTCGATTTACTTGGAATCAAAAATTCGCTGTTTAAAAGATGGGAAGGGTAAGAGAGTATTGA contains:
- a CDS encoding UbiX family flavin prenyltransferase; translated protein: MKVAVAISGASGVRLGIKTYEKIPETYEKYLIVNENAVKVAQKEEKEKIFNNSHIWEKPASGSFGLDALMIVPCSMNTLAKISVGISDDLTTRTASVMIKERKKLLLAPRELPFSPIALENMHKLSMLNVIIAPPVLGYYSEPKNLEDMENFIIGKWFDLLGIKNSLFKRWEG